The Achromobacter pestifer genome includes a region encoding these proteins:
- the aroC gene encoding chorismate synthase — MPGNTLGTLFTVTNFGESHGPAIGCIVDGCPPGLPLDVSDIQLELDRRRPGTSRHVTQRQEADQVEILSGVYEGVTTGTPIGLLIRNTDARSKDYSNIADTFRPGHADYAYWRKFGVRDPRGGGRSSARLTAPTVAAGAIAKKWLAEQYGVKVRGYMSQLGPVAIPFVSWDDVPNNPFYAPNAAVVPELEAYMDQLRRDGDSVGARIEVVAENLPAGWGEPIYDRLDADIAHVMMGLNAVKGVSIGAGFDSIAQRGSEHGDEITPDGFLTNNAGGVLGGISTGQPVTVSLAIKPTSSIRVERRSVNRANDPVMVQTLGRHDPCVGIRATPIAEAMLALVLIDHALRHRGQCGDPAV; from the coding sequence ATGCCCGGCAATACCCTAGGTACCCTCTTTACCGTCACCAATTTCGGCGAATCCCACGGGCCGGCCATCGGTTGCATCGTGGATGGCTGTCCTCCGGGGCTGCCACTGGATGTCTCCGACATCCAGCTCGAACTGGACCGTCGCCGCCCTGGCACATCCCGCCACGTCACGCAGCGCCAGGAAGCCGATCAGGTGGAAATCCTGTCGGGCGTATACGAGGGAGTGACGACGGGCACGCCTATCGGCCTGCTCATTCGCAACACCGATGCGCGCAGCAAGGACTACTCCAATATTGCGGACACCTTCCGTCCGGGCCATGCCGACTACGCGTACTGGCGCAAGTTCGGCGTGCGCGACCCGCGCGGGGGCGGCCGTTCCTCGGCGCGTCTGACGGCGCCGACCGTCGCGGCGGGCGCCATCGCCAAGAAATGGCTGGCCGAGCAGTACGGCGTCAAGGTGCGCGGCTACATGAGCCAGCTTGGCCCCGTCGCCATCCCCTTCGTTTCCTGGGACGACGTTCCCAATAATCCGTTCTACGCGCCCAACGCAGCGGTCGTGCCGGAACTGGAAGCCTACATGGACCAGTTGCGCCGCGACGGCGACTCCGTGGGCGCCCGTATCGAGGTCGTGGCCGAGAACCTGCCTGCGGGCTGGGGCGAACCGATCTACGATCGCCTGGACGCCGACATCGCACACGTGATGATGGGCCTGAATGCCGTGAAGGGCGTTTCGATCGGCGCGGGCTTCGACAGCATCGCGCAGCGCGGCTCGGAGCACGGCGATGAAATCACGCCGGATGGTTTCCTGACCAATAACGCAGGCGGGGTATTGGGCGGCATTTCCACCGGCCAACCGGTCACCGTGTCGCTGGCCATCAAGCCGACCTCCAGCATCCGGGTCGAGCGCCGCTCCGTGAACCGCGCCAACGACCCGGTCATGGTGCAGACCCTGGGCCGCCATGATCCTTGCGTCGGCATCCGCGCCACGCCCATCGCCGAAGCGATGCTGGCGCTGGTCTTGATCGACCATGCCCTGCGCCACCGCGGCCAGTGTGGCGATCCGGCAGTCTGA
- a CDS encoding putative bifunctional diguanylate cyclase/phosphodiesterase, which produces MRESYLLALCLTLAGALVAMCWVFVRRERLLRQRLTRDELTGVLSQQELHRRVRAWLNQAEGHSRRGAFFLVSFEQYAEISAMLRAGEDQALLVQVANRLGLICRSMGGMVARTGADAFTVCAPDVDEAGAAQVSAKLLEALSAPYELGGRPLMAMFRVGAALYPEHGRSVEELQRCVQVALLPLKERGGPGWNLFDFRMLARQRDQQGLENDLRLALTTPAMEQFELYYQPVCDSGTGMVQGCEALLRWHHPVLGSVSPAVTIELAERSGLIVPLGAWILERACTQAALWPATWRVHVNLSVKQMNEDGLVELVSNALAVANLAPRKLVLEITESLFILHYERHVKILNTLRAMGIGVALDDFGCGYSSLNHLRCLPIDWVKIDRSFISALESDAGSREVVSALFGLCQAMHLPVVAEGVETEGQREILKSLGCRVMQGFLLGRPAPASEIQALASAVS; this is translated from the coding sequence GTGCGTGAGAGTTATCTGCTCGCACTGTGCCTGACGCTAGCGGGCGCACTTGTAGCGATGTGCTGGGTCTTCGTGCGCAGGGAACGCCTGTTGCGTCAACGCCTGACGCGCGATGAACTGACCGGTGTCCTGAGCCAACAGGAATTGCACCGGCGCGTCCGTGCCTGGCTCAACCAGGCCGAGGGCCATTCGCGCCGCGGCGCTTTTTTCCTGGTGAGCTTCGAGCAATATGCCGAGATCAGCGCCATGTTGCGCGCGGGCGAAGACCAAGCCCTGCTGGTACAGGTGGCCAACCGCCTGGGCCTGATCTGCCGGTCCATGGGCGGCATGGTGGCGCGCACCGGGGCGGATGCGTTCACGGTCTGCGCACCCGATGTGGACGAAGCGGGGGCGGCGCAAGTGTCGGCCAAGCTGCTGGAAGCCCTGAGCGCACCTTACGAGTTGGGGGGGCGTCCGCTGATGGCCATGTTCCGCGTCGGCGCGGCCTTGTATCCCGAGCATGGCCGCAGCGTGGAAGAGCTGCAGCGCTGTGTGCAAGTGGCTCTGCTGCCGCTGAAGGAGCGCGGCGGGCCGGGCTGGAATCTGTTCGATTTCCGCATGCTGGCGCGCCAGCGCGACCAGCAGGGCCTGGAAAACGACCTGCGGCTGGCGTTGACCACGCCGGCCATGGAGCAGTTCGAACTGTATTACCAGCCGGTCTGCGACAGCGGCACGGGCATGGTGCAGGGATGCGAGGCGCTGCTGCGCTGGCATCATCCCGTGCTCGGCAGCGTATCGCCGGCCGTGACTATCGAACTGGCTGAGCGCAGCGGCCTGATCGTGCCGCTGGGAGCCTGGATCCTCGAGCGGGCATGTACGCAGGCGGCGCTGTGGCCGGCGACTTGGCGCGTGCATGTGAACCTCTCGGTCAAGCAGATGAACGAGGACGGCCTGGTCGAACTCGTGTCGAATGCGTTGGCGGTCGCGAATCTGGCGCCACGCAAGCTGGTGCTGGAGATCACGGAATCCCTCTTCATCCTGCACTATGAACGGCATGTGAAGATCCTGAACACGCTGCGGGCGATGGGCATCGGCGTGGCGTTGGACGATTTCGGCTGCGGCTATTCCAGCCTGAACCACCTGCGCTGCCTGCCCATCGACTGGGTCAAGATCGACCGCAGCTTCATCTCCGCGCTGGAATCCGACGCCGGCAGCCGCGAGGTGGTCTCGGCGCTGTTCGGCCTGTGCCAGGCGATGCATCTGCCGGTGGTGGCTGAAGGCGTCGAAACCGAAGGCCAGCGCGAGATCCTGAAGTCCCTGGGATGCCGGGTGATGCAGGGTTTCCTGTTGGGACGGCCTGCGCCGGCGTCCGAAATCCAGGCTTTGGCTTCGGCGGTGTCATAA
- a CDS encoding bifunctional diguanylate cyclase/phosphodiesterase produces MSTFRRLLFFTALLIGLVLLGAQAVGMLAAHRYLTSQLAQRSDDGANALAWALSHAAGGPSELAALADELYAQGGYALVRITTENGIPAIERRTQHTDLQPREHDWRDTWLNMEAPAVSRPYTAPDGSSRGAVTVQADSRTARDTLWQGGVRVLGLVLAAGLLWILFSLNLARRIEARTSRDICERVRALAPGNRKTLNGTCELAGVDQALVDAQRMVAATVQEQNARIESLQSEIYKDPITRLHNRKYFVDQFRQALADKDPEAGGHLLMFRQRDLAQINRHLSRAFTDQWLRSSSDRLRKLVAEFGGPAAMLARISGSDFALLLPRTSAPQASLLAERVRRELRSLRVPMDKHESCRWALALASYAPGDGMSDTLARLDHALMCAESADDDQIAPASRAPDSTRIGEYSWHDALVTALEQHRFSLSVQPLHDLSGALLHQEASLTLHDTSGADPVPASIFMPPAVRLGLSAECDIQAIRLGLDWLFARPGALAVAISLASIAQPSFQSRLQRMLADRPALSARLIVEIDAAALAVQGADLHPLCDIIVAAGARVGVSRLSYQFGAIEHLHEFPLSYLKLCGGFITGLLHSPGSQHLAATAVATASALDIAVYAEDVPDIATQNVLAGLGVHAMRGPVVNSAQTHDLAPDHPWVSS; encoded by the coding sequence ATGTCCACATTCCGCCGGCTACTTTTCTTCACCGCTCTCCTGATCGGCCTCGTTCTGCTGGGCGCGCAGGCCGTGGGAATGCTGGCCGCGCACCGCTATCTGACCTCGCAGTTGGCGCAACGAAGCGACGACGGCGCCAACGCGCTCGCCTGGGCGCTGTCGCATGCCGCCGGCGGCCCCAGCGAGCTGGCCGCGCTGGCGGATGAACTGTACGCGCAAGGCGGTTACGCGCTGGTGCGCATCACCACCGAAAACGGCATCCCCGCCATCGAGCGCCGAACGCAGCACACTGACCTTCAGCCCCGTGAACACGATTGGCGCGACACCTGGCTGAACATGGAAGCGCCCGCCGTGTCGCGGCCTTACACGGCTCCGGACGGCAGCTCGCGAGGCGCCGTTACCGTGCAGGCGGATTCGCGGACTGCCCGCGACACCCTGTGGCAAGGCGGCGTGCGAGTTCTGGGGCTGGTGCTGGCCGCAGGTCTGCTGTGGATCCTGTTCTCCCTGAACCTGGCGCGGCGGATAGAAGCGCGCACCTCGCGCGACATCTGCGAACGCGTGCGTGCGCTGGCCCCGGGCAACCGCAAGACATTGAACGGCACGTGCGAACTGGCGGGCGTCGATCAGGCGCTGGTGGATGCGCAACGCATGGTCGCCGCCACCGTGCAGGAACAGAATGCCCGGATCGAATCGCTTCAGAGCGAGATCTACAAGGATCCCATTACCCGACTGCACAACCGCAAGTACTTTGTCGATCAGTTCAGGCAGGCGCTGGCGGACAAGGATCCCGAAGCAGGCGGCCATCTGCTGATGTTCCGCCAACGCGATCTGGCGCAAATCAACCGGCACCTCTCGCGCGCCTTCACGGACCAGTGGCTGCGCTCATCCTCCGACCGGCTGCGCAAGCTGGTGGCTGAATTCGGCGGCCCGGCAGCCATGCTCGCGCGCATCAGCGGTTCGGACTTTGCGCTGCTGCTGCCACGCACCTCGGCGCCGCAAGCCAGCCTGCTGGCCGAGCGGGTGCGGCGCGAACTGCGCTCGCTGCGGGTACCCATGGACAAGCACGAGTCCTGCCGCTGGGCCCTGGCGCTGGCCTCCTACGCGCCAGGAGATGGCATGAGCGATACGCTGGCGCGGCTGGACCACGCCCTGATGTGCGCCGAAAGCGCCGACGACGACCAGATCGCGCCGGCCAGCCGCGCGCCGGACAGCACGCGCATCGGCGAGTACAGCTGGCACGACGCGCTGGTTACGGCGCTCGAACAGCATAGGTTCTCCTTGTCCGTGCAGCCCCTGCACGACCTTTCCGGCGCCCTGCTGCACCAGGAAGCCAGCCTGACCCTGCATGACACCAGCGGCGCCGACCCCGTGCCGGCCTCGATCTTCATGCCCCCCGCCGTCCGTCTCGGCCTCTCCGCCGAATGCGACATACAAGCCATCCGCCTGGGGCTGGACTGGCTGTTCGCGCGCCCCGGCGCGCTGGCGGTGGCGATTTCACTGGCATCGATCGCCCAGCCTTCGTTCCAGTCCAGGCTGCAACGCATGCTGGCCGACCGCCCCGCCCTGAGCGCGCGCCTGATCGTGGAAATCGACGCGGCGGCCCTGGCCGTGCAAGGGGCGGACCTGCACCCGCTTTGCGATATCATCGTGGCCGCCGGCGCCCGAGTCGGCGTGAGCCGGCTGTCGTACCAGTTCGGCGCCATCGAGCATCTGCACGAGTTCCCCTTGTCGTACCTGAAGCTCTGTGGCGGCTTCATCACCGGGCTGCTCCACAGCCCGGGCAGCCAGCACCTCGCGGCCACAGCGGTGGCCACAGCCTCGGCGCTGGATATCGCGGTCTATGCCGAAGACGTGCCTGACATCGCCACGCAGAACGTCCTGGCGGGCCTCGGCGTCCACGCCATGCGCGGGCCTGTCGTAAACTCCGCCCAGACGCACGACCTCGCTCCTGATCATCCATGGGTTTCCAGTTGA
- a CDS encoding sensor histidine kinase encodes MLPRLGLLLCALLGPGAALAYSPGASYEDLHLGLTAGVATACGVACAVAWAATRNAIYGAGLAFMLLEGVFRSMPTLLPPASLQAGSYAALLALTTPILAAACATKLATACRWASAALAIVSILALIIAYDPGNGIASATIAGACAIASLPLAIWFLIRAAGRTPARAASLALAGAYSVSAWLLGHDAWLPQSGAGAIVELARLLLVSSALTLLATDQHGRPQQGSKSAGHEHTDAEHLAQGELRLAELAGALDTQRQMNALISHELRAPLATVSAAAQSLDMILAESGEAVDNRLARIHRSVTRMTELMDQLLSQDRLGEQAWTPRGEQTDMADLVRDVVTAMQPDTAHALMLQAGASLPVYCDRPLTSVVVRNLIHNAIKYSPANEPVRIETGETRVGAIPMAWVAVTDRGPGIGVEEQTRIFEPHFRRSAHRETQGMGIGLYLARRICQNQGGSLTMESEVGVGTRFVVTLPASAPAA; translated from the coding sequence ATGCTGCCCCGCCTGGGGCTGTTGTTGTGCGCCCTGCTCGGTCCCGGCGCCGCCCTGGCGTACAGCCCGGGCGCTTCCTATGAAGACCTGCATCTGGGCCTGACAGCCGGTGTCGCCACCGCCTGCGGCGTGGCCTGTGCCGTCGCGTGGGCGGCCACCCGCAATGCCATTTACGGCGCGGGTCTGGCTTTCATGCTGCTCGAAGGCGTGTTCCGCTCCATGCCCACACTGCTACCCCCCGCATCGCTGCAAGCCGGTTCCTATGCGGCCTTGCTGGCGCTCACCACGCCCATTCTTGCGGCAGCGTGCGCCACCAAGCTGGCGACGGCCTGCCGCTGGGCCAGCGCGGCGTTGGCGATAGTGTCGATACTGGCGCTGATCATCGCCTACGACCCAGGCAACGGCATCGCGTCCGCCACGATCGCCGGCGCCTGCGCCATCGCCAGCCTGCCGCTGGCCATCTGGTTCCTGATCCGCGCCGCAGGCAGGACACCGGCACGCGCGGCCTCGCTGGCCTTGGCTGGCGCATACAGCGTCTCGGCCTGGTTGCTTGGGCACGACGCCTGGTTACCCCAGAGCGGAGCCGGCGCGATCGTCGAGCTGGCGCGACTGCTGCTGGTGTCGAGCGCCTTGACCTTGCTTGCAACCGATCAACACGGCCGCCCGCAGCAGGGATCGAAAAGCGCAGGCCACGAGCACACCGATGCGGAACACCTTGCCCAAGGCGAGCTGAGGCTAGCGGAACTGGCCGGCGCGCTCGACACGCAGCGCCAGATGAATGCGCTGATCTCGCACGAATTGCGCGCGCCGCTAGCCACCGTCAGCGCGGCAGCCCAGTCCTTGGACATGATACTTGCCGAGAGCGGCGAGGCCGTGGACAACCGCCTGGCGCGCATTCATCGCTCGGTCACCCGGATGACCGAACTCATGGATCAGCTGCTGAGTCAGGACAGGCTGGGCGAGCAGGCATGGACGCCTCGCGGCGAACAAACCGACATGGCGGACCTGGTGCGCGATGTGGTCACGGCGATGCAGCCCGATACGGCGCATGCGCTGATGCTGCAAGCCGGCGCATCCCTGCCGGTCTATTGCGACCGCCCCCTGACCAGCGTGGTGGTGCGCAACCTGATCCACAACGCCATCAAATATTCACCGGCGAATGAGCCTGTCCGCATAGAGACCGGCGAAACCCGAGTGGGGGCCATTCCGATGGCTTGGGTGGCGGTCACCGACCGCGGTCCGGGCATCGGCGTGGAGGAGCAAACCAGAATCTTCGAACCGCATTTCCGGCGCTCGGCGCACCGGGAGACGCAAGGCATGGGCATCGGCCTCTATCTGGCCCGGCGCATCTGCCAGAACCAGGGCGGCTCACTGACCATGGAAAGCGAAGTGGGCGTAGGCACGCGCTTCGTCGTCACCCTACCGGCAAGCGCTCCGGCGGCTTGA
- a CDS encoding response regulator transcription factor, with amino-acid sequence MAGADGLLCIGLLEDDADFREELALGLGGYGFRVAFACDNAAAFYRRLQEQPCDIVILDAHLPGEDGFSVATRLRALSPVGIVMLTGRSALEDRVRGLEGGADVYMTKPVDLLELSSVIRSLARRMRLAKAPRPVDAETRAAADTSWSLQDGGWILVAPDGASLHLSAQERTFLVALMDAAGSAVSRQVLAELFLPDSPGGFELRRIDVLVSRLRAKAQSAGLKLPVLSVRGQGYVFAA; translated from the coding sequence ATGGCTGGCGCAGATGGTTTGCTGTGTATCGGTCTGCTTGAGGATGACGCCGATTTCCGGGAGGAGTTGGCGTTAGGCTTGGGTGGCTATGGTTTCCGGGTGGCGTTTGCCTGTGATAATGCCGCGGCGTTTTATCGCCGGTTGCAGGAGCAACCCTGCGATATCGTCATTCTTGACGCCCACCTGCCCGGAGAAGACGGTTTCTCCGTGGCGACCCGCCTGCGCGCCCTCAGTCCGGTCGGTATCGTCATGCTGACTGGCCGCAGCGCGCTGGAAGACCGGGTGCGTGGCCTGGAGGGCGGCGCCGATGTCTATATGACCAAGCCCGTGGATCTGCTGGAACTAAGTTCCGTCATCCGCAGCCTGGCTCGCCGGATGCGTCTGGCCAAGGCGCCGCGTCCCGTGGATGCGGAAACGCGCGCCGCCGCGGATACGTCTTGGTCCCTGCAGGACGGCGGGTGGATTCTAGTTGCGCCCGACGGCGCTTCGCTGCACCTCAGCGCCCAGGAGCGCACCTTTCTGGTCGCCCTGATGGATGCCGCTGGCAGCGCGGTCAGCCGCCAGGTCCTGGCGGAGTTATTCCTGCCGGACAGCCCGGGCGGTTTTGAATTGCGCCGTATCGATGTGCTGGTCAGCCGTTTGCGCGCCAAGGCGCAAAGCGCGGGCCTGAAGCTGCCCGTGCTGTCGGTGCGCGGCCAGGGTTACGTGTTCGCGGCCTGA
- a CDS encoding protein adenylyltransferase SelO has translation MSAHTLRDLRVVNSFAALPGAFYTRLAPQALNNPRLLHGNAEAAELIGLDPSVMSTPEFLSVFSGAQPLPGGDTLAAVYSGHQFGVWAGQLGDGRAHLLGEVEGPRGNWELQLKGSGMTPYSRMGDGRAVLRSSVREYLASEAMHGLGVPTTRALALVVSDDPVMRETVETAAIVTRMSPSFVRFGSFEHWSSRRQPDMLKTLADYVIDRFYPECREAGTGDPSNEMAPYINLLRAVTRRTALLMADWQAVGFCHGVMNTDNMSILGLTLDYGPYGFMDGFRLGHICNHSDSEGRYSWNRQPSVALWNLYRLGGSLHALVQDVEGLRAVLDEFEPVFTRAFHDRMGAKLGLAAWRPADEALLDDLLKLMDANQADFTLTWRRLADALSGQRSAFEDLFIDRPAAGAWLDRLVERHAQDGRPVQDVTAGMNRVNPLYVLRNHLAEEAIRAAKTGDVGEIDTLMKLLRNPYEAQPGHERHAALPPDWAGSLEVSCSS, from the coding sequence ATGAGCGCCCATACGCTACGCGATCTGCGCGTCGTCAATTCCTTTGCCGCCTTGCCGGGGGCGTTCTACACCCGGCTTGCGCCCCAGGCTTTGAATAATCCGCGTCTGCTGCATGGCAATGCGGAGGCGGCCGAACTGATCGGCCTGGACCCATCCGTCATGTCCACGCCCGAATTCCTGAGCGTGTTTTCCGGCGCCCAGCCGCTGCCGGGCGGCGACACGCTGGCGGCGGTCTACAGCGGCCATCAGTTCGGCGTCTGGGCCGGCCAGTTGGGCGACGGCCGCGCCCATCTATTGGGCGAGGTCGAGGGGCCGCGGGGCAATTGGGAACTGCAGCTCAAGGGCTCGGGCATGACGCCGTACTCGCGCATGGGCGACGGCCGCGCGGTGCTGCGCTCGTCGGTGCGCGAGTACCTGGCCAGCGAGGCCATGCACGGGCTGGGCGTGCCCACGACACGCGCGCTGGCGCTGGTGGTTTCCGACGATCCTGTCATGAGGGAAACCGTGGAGACTGCGGCCATCGTGACACGCATGTCCCCCAGTTTCGTGCGTTTCGGCTCTTTCGAGCATTGGTCGTCGCGCCGCCAGCCCGATATGCTGAAGACGCTGGCAGACTACGTCATAGACCGTTTTTACCCGGAATGCCGGGAGGCGGGGACGGGAGATCCCTCGAACGAGATGGCGCCCTATATCAACCTGTTGCGTGCCGTCACGCGGCGCACCGCGCTGCTGATGGCGGACTGGCAGGCGGTGGGTTTCTGCCACGGCGTGATGAATACCGACAATATGTCCATATTGGGGCTGACGCTGGACTATGGCCCCTACGGTTTCATGGATGGTTTCCGCCTGGGCCATATCTGTAATCACTCTGACTCGGAAGGGCGCTATTCCTGGAACCGCCAGCCGTCCGTGGCCCTCTGGAACCTTTATCGCCTGGGCGGCAGCCTGCACGCGCTGGTGCAGGACGTGGAAGGCCTGCGGGCCGTTCTGGACGAATTCGAGCCGGTTTTCACGCGGGCTTTCCATGACCGCATGGGCGCCAAACTGGGTTTGGCCGCATGGCGGCCGGCCGACGAAGCGCTGCTGGACGACCTGCTCAAGCTGATGGACGCCAATCAGGCTGACTTTACCCTGACCTGGCGGCGCCTTGCCGACGCCTTGTCGGGCCAGCGCAGCGCGTTCGAAGACCTGTTCATCGACCGGCCGGCGGCGGGGGCCTGGCTGGATCGGCTGGTGGAGCGGCATGCGCAGGACGGACGGCCGGTGCAGGATGTCACCGCGGGCATGAATCGCGTCAATCCGCTCTATGTGCTGCGCAATCACCTGGCGGAAGAGGCGATCCGGGCGGCCAAAACGGGCGATGTCGGCGAGATCGACACCTTGATGAAGCTGTTGCGCAATCCCTACGAGGCCCAGCCGGGGCACGAGCGCCATGCGGCATTGCCGCCGGATTGGGCGGGCAGCCTGGAAGTCAGTTGCTCGTCTTGA
- a CDS encoding DUF2069 domain-containing protein: protein MNPELNPRLRLLASVSLFALIVLCVTWETVVAPVRPGGSWMLLKALPLAFPLRGILRGNLYTYQWASMLSLLYLMEGVVRAMSDPAPLSVLMAWGEILLSTIFFLSAIFYVRPAKRAARRQRA, encoded by the coding sequence ATGAACCCTGAACTCAACCCCCGTTTGCGCCTGTTGGCCTCGGTTTCGCTGTTCGCCCTGATCGTGCTTTGCGTCACCTGGGAAACCGTGGTGGCGCCGGTGCGGCCGGGCGGTTCCTGGATGCTGCTCAAGGCCCTGCCGCTGGCGTTTCCCCTGCGCGGCATCCTGCGCGGCAATCTCTATACCTACCAGTGGGCCTCGATGCTGTCGCTGCTCTACCTGATGGAGGGCGTGGTGCGGGCCATGTCGGATCCTGCGCCGCTGTCCGTGCTGATGGCCTGGGGCGAGATCCTGCTGTCGACCATTTTCTTCCTTAGCGCCATTTTCTACGTGCGGCCCGCCAAGCGGGCGGCCAGGAGGCAACGCGCATGA
- a CDS encoding YihY family inner membrane protein, with amino-acid sequence MNRPAEPAATTPAATEHSTPRSSWIARTGRVMRFSAERAGEEKLLQVASSLTFTTVLAIVPMLAVVLSLFTAFPVFQEFRVALEDFLTNSLMPPSVSDNIMDYLNQFARQASRLTAIGGVFLLITSLLLIMTIDKAFNDIWHVTRQRPLRQRALVYWAIITLGPVVAGASLWATSFVARESLGLVRDVPEAVSIAVSFIPLVLTALGFAALFVMVPNREVLWRDALVGGCVTAIVLEIMKSAFAYYLTRFPTYTVIYGAFATLPIFLLWIYLSWLAVLLGAILASSAPLIRLGRWEINRYPGAPFVDAVDALRALRQAQTANPPGLPANLLAAQLRLHQDELNGVLETLAEMGLATRSPEGLWVLTCDARKTSMAPVVDHFLLDRGQPRVRNDPEILRVASAVISQQNAPTLEEVCGEAQNTENGIAPVLQLEAKKN; translated from the coding sequence ATGAATCGCCCCGCCGAGCCTGCCGCCACCACGCCGGCGGCCACCGAGCATTCGACCCCGCGCTCTTCATGGATCGCGAGGACCGGACGCGTCATGCGCTTCAGCGCCGAACGCGCCGGCGAAGAAAAACTGCTGCAAGTCGCATCCAGCCTCACCTTCACGACCGTCCTGGCCATCGTACCCATGCTGGCCGTGGTCCTGTCGCTGTTCACCGCTTTTCCGGTGTTCCAGGAATTCCGCGTCGCGCTCGAGGATTTCCTCACCAACAGCCTGATGCCGCCGTCCGTGTCGGACAACATCATGGACTACCTGAACCAGTTCGCGCGCCAGGCTTCGCGCCTGACCGCCATCGGCGGCGTGTTCCTGCTGATCACCTCGTTGTTGCTGATCATGACGATCGACAAGGCGTTCAACGACATCTGGCACGTGACGCGCCAGCGCCCGCTGCGGCAGCGCGCGCTGGTGTACTGGGCCATCATCACGCTGGGACCGGTCGTGGCCGGCGCCAGCCTTTGGGCGACCTCGTTCGTGGCGCGCGAATCGCTGGGCCTGGTGCGGGACGTGCCGGAGGCCGTCAGCATCGCGGTGTCGTTCATCCCGCTGGTACTGACCGCTCTCGGTTTCGCCGCGCTGTTCGTCATGGTCCCCAACCGCGAGGTCCTCTGGCGCGATGCCCTGGTTGGCGGCTGCGTGACGGCCATCGTGCTGGAAATCATGAAGTCGGCGTTCGCCTACTACCTGACGCGTTTTCCCACCTACACCGTCATCTACGGCGCATTCGCCACCCTGCCGATCTTCCTGCTCTGGATCTACCTGTCGTGGCTGGCCGTGCTGCTGGGAGCCATCCTGGCATCCAGCGCGCCGCTGATCCGCCTGGGCCGCTGGGAAATCAACCGCTATCCGGGCGCGCCCTTCGTGGACGCGGTGGACGCGCTGCGCGCGCTGCGCCAGGCGCAGACGGCCAATCCGCCGGGACTGCCCGCCAATCTCCTGGCCGCGCAATTGCGGCTGCACCAGGACGAACTGAACGGAGTCCTGGAAACGCTGGCTGAAATGGGGCTGGCGACGCGCAGCCCCGAAGGCCTTTGGGTTCTGACCTGCGACGCCCGCAAAACCTCGATGGCGCCGGTGGTGGACCATTTTCTGCTGGATCGCGGCCAGCCCAGGGTCCGCAATGACCCGGAAATATTGCGAGTCGCCTCGGCCGTGATTTCCCAGCAAAATGCGCCCACGCTGGAAGAAGTCTGCGGAGAAGCGCAAAATACTGAAAATGGAATCGCTCCCGTACTGCAGCTGGAAGCGAAAAAGAATTAG
- a CDS encoding CBS domain-containing protein, whose translation MLKVSEILRVKGDTLYTASPDMPVSQAVQTMSEQDIGSLVIMEFGTLTGMLTFREIIRHMHAHGGAGDTTIRSIMDDAPVSVSPNTSADEVQRLMLEKHARYIPVMDGPTLMGVISFYDMAQAIVAAQQFENNMLKAYIRDWPTESAEPAKS comes from the coding sequence ATGTTGAAGGTCAGCGAGATTTTGCGCGTCAAGGGCGATACGCTCTATACGGCGTCGCCTGATATGCCTGTGTCCCAGGCCGTCCAAACAATGAGCGAGCAGGACATAGGCTCGCTGGTGATCATGGAGTTCGGGACGCTGACCGGCATGCTCACGTTCCGCGAGATCATCCGCCACATGCATGCGCATGGCGGCGCCGGCGACACCACCATCCGCTCGATCATGGACGACGCCCCGGTCAGCGTGTCGCCCAACACCAGCGCCGACGAAGTGCAACGCCTGATGCTCGAAAAGCACGCGCGCTACATCCCGGTCATGGACGGCCCCACCCTGATGGGCGTCATTTCGTTCTACGACATGGCCCAGGCCATCGTGGCGGCCCAGCAGTTCGAAAACAACATGCTGAAGGCCTACATCCGCGACTGGCCCACGGAAAGCGCCGAACCGGCCAAGTCCTGA